One window of the candidate division WOR-3 bacterium genome contains the following:
- a CDS encoding thiamine-phosphate synthase family protein, which translates to MNVIKELENQVNKLKREKKFTLLIPEVRTNFVYAKKKAKNIKDIAGVDGRITIVNNKPYPAGRIKFGASDHLARLLLMVRKYNPRYRSAINFKFDKEILKIVKKVVQGRKIKIGVIERKREPEKYQAKDKESMPWKIAYLYKKFQEIPQIFYETAGLGKEPLFVILGENPREIFLIIKEILKYL; encoded by the coding sequence ATGAATGTGATAAAGGAATTAGAAAATCAGGTCAACAAACTAAAAAGGGAAAAGAAGTTTACTCTTTTAATACCAGAAGTGAGAACAAATTTTGTTTACGCTAAGAAGAAAGCGAAGAATATAAAAGATATTGCTGGGGTCGATGGCCGGATAACAATCGTTAATAATAAACCCTATCCTGCCGGAAGGATAAAATTTGGTGCCTCTGATCATCTTGCTCGTTTATTATTAATGGTGAGAAAGTATAACCCAAGATATCGCTCCGCCATCAATTTTAAATTTGATAAAGAGATATTAAAAATAGTTAAAAAGGTGGTTCAGGGAAGAAAGATAAAAATCGGTGTGATTGAGAGAAAAAGGGAACCGGAAAAATACCAAGCAAAAGATAAAGAATCAATGCCTTGGAAAATTGCTTATCTCTACAAAAAGTTCCAAGAGATCCCTCAAATATTTTATGAAACGGCGGGTTTAGGGAAAGAGCCTTTGTTTGTTATATTGGGAGAAAATCCAAGAGAGATATTTTTAATAATTAAAGAGATATTAAAATATTTATGA
- a CDS encoding AIR synthase family protein translates to MLPKIGKIDRDIFKRIIFPNLGKIDRRVIIKPMHGVDAGVVEIDEKKVMVVACDPTFGMPVIMPFFGWAIVHICASDVAVLGVKPEYMTISLLLPPKTDIKILEAVWQQVSSECEKLGISIIGGHTGVYPGIAYPLNGGCTIFGIGKKEELTPASNAKIGDRIVITKGPAIEATGILAYQAEEKLKKVIGRELIDKAKGLIWEMTVVKDALISRKYAHAMHDATEGGLLNGIYEIAEASKAGVIVYEEKIPVLEEVKVICDYFKIDPLISISEGTLVITVAKEKVGGLINELRENGILGWEIGEVIEKERIFIRKDGKEEKLLPVKVDPFWDAYFSTL, encoded by the coding sequence ATGTTGCCAAAGATTGGGAAAATTGATCGCGATATTTTTAAGAGAATTATTTTCCCTAATTTAGGGAAAATTGATCGAAGAGTAATTATCAAGCCGATGCATGGAGTTGACGCTGGGGTAGTAGAGATTGACGAAAAAAAAGTTATGGTTGTTGCTTGTGACCCAACTTTTGGTATGCCGGTAATAATGCCCTTTTTCGGTTGGGCAATTGTTCATATTTGTGCTAGTGATGTCGCAGTTTTAGGGGTAAAACCGGAATATATGACCATTTCGCTTCTTTTACCCCCAAAGACAGATATAAAAATCTTAGAAGCAGTGTGGCAACAGGTTTCTTCGGAATGTGAGAAATTAGGGATTTCAATCATCGGTGGGCATACCGGCGTTTATCCCGGAATCGCCTACCCTCTAAATGGTGGTTGCACGATATTTGGCATTGGAAAAAAGGAGGAGTTGACACCAGCCAGTAATGCTAAAATTGGTGATAGGATAGTGATTACTAAAGGTCCGGCAATTGAAGCGACTGGGATTTTAGCCTATCAGGCAGAAGAAAAGTTAAAAAAGGTTATCGGCCGGGAACTTATTGATAAGGCAAAGGGATTAATTTGGGAAATGACAGTGGTGAAGGACGCGTTGATTTCCAGAAAGTATGCCCATGCGATGCATGATGCTACCGAGGGCGGTCTGCTAAATGGAATCTACGAGATTGCTGAAGCCAGTAAGGCAGGGGTAATAGTTTATGAAGAGAAAATCCCCGTTTTAGAAGAAGTGAAAGTGATTTGCGATTATTTTAAGATTGACCCTTTAATTTCCATAAGTGAAGGAACATTGGTGATTACGGTGGCAAAAGAAAAGGTAGGTGGTTTAATAAATGAGTTGAGAGAGAATGGAATTTTGGGTTGGGAGATTGGTGAGGTGATTGAGAAAGAACGGATTTTTATAAGAAAAGATGGAAAAGAAGAGAAACTTCTGCCCGTAAAAGTGGACCCCTTTTGGGATGCCTATTTTAGCACTTTATGA
- a CDS encoding Rrf2 family transcriptional regulator — MKATTTLRYGLRLMVNMGKNYQKGPIPLRRIAKGEQIPIKYAEKIISLLLRAGLVRSVRGKEGGYLLSYQLNKIKLLDIFKALDGEIYLVNCVVNPQVCKRAKYCEARGLWQLLSENWKKILNRLTLKDLINREG, encoded by the coding sequence ATGAAAGCCACGACGACTTTGCGTTACGGATTGCGATTGATGGTGAATATGGGAAAAAATTACCAAAAGGGCCCAATACCGTTGAGAAGAATTGCCAAAGGAGAGCAAATTCCCATTAAGTATGCGGAAAAGATTATCAGTCTTCTTTTACGGGCTGGTTTAGTAAGGAGCGTTAGGGGGAAGGAAGGTGGGTATTTGCTTTCTTATCAACTAAATAAGATTAAATTGTTAGATATTTTTAAGGCCCTTGACGGGGAAATCTATTTAGTTAACTGTGTAGTAAATCCCCAAGTTTGTAAGAGGGCAAAATATTGTGAAGCGAGGGGATTATGGCAATTGTTGAGTGAAAATTGGAAAAAAATTCTTAACCGATTGACATTAAAAGATTTAATAAATAGGGAGGGGTAA
- the nrdD gene encoding anaerobic ribonucleoside-triphosphate reductase encodes MERRNNSSVAIAEKSIVSPPGIVYPYFRYVRKRNKKIEEFNPEKITKAIFKAAKAVGGRNYKLAERLTKKVIEYLYQKKGYCVPEVEEIQDAVEKILIEEGHAKTAKAYILYREKRRILRKKRALAREATDVALFVQTSEEEIKSWDRQKIVAALVRETELGEELAEKIAREVEDTILLANVKPLTTSLIRELVNAKLIERGLLEVRRRHARLGLPLYDVERIMTERNNENANTPHSPEAINLTLAEAINKQFALEVVFPRDVGEAHSKGEIHLHDLGFINRPYCSGQSIEFVKKFGLSLPGALSIARPAKHPETLLAHMVKFSCALQGHFAGAIGWDAVNIFFAPFLEGMSKRELHQLAQMLIFEYSQQNVARGGQAIFSDLNLYWEVPKHFANTPAIGPGGKYTGKKYKDYAHLAKKFLWAIFDIYMEGDGTKRPFFFPKPLVHITDDFFSEKDSEKFLLHISECASLMGNTYFVFDRGNTAKISECCRLSFKLGPKDLADAQTPWKMRYCALQNVTLNLPRIAYLARHSDEKLFSELSRLLSLAVKAHFAKKKFIEKLLALKENGPLALLAMERDGEPYLRMYRVTYLIGMLGLNEMVQYHLGKELDEDEKAFKFGLKVIAFLNQEAKRYAREYNMHFVLEQTPAESTAYRLARLDLEDFPKEAKKVVKGDLHSGSVYYTNSTYLNISKPIPPLERVYKEGKFHDMIEAGALTHIWLGEARPSKESIAQFVKKTFLDTRNAQIAFSPEFTTCNNCFRTSRGLRERCPYCLSSNVDHATRVTGYFSRVSAWNKGKKQELKDRFRVGDRVL; translated from the coding sequence ATGGAACGGAGAAATAATTCTTCAGTTGCCATTGCTGAGAAGTCAATCGTTTCCCCACCCGGTATAGTTTATCCCTATTTCCGTTATGTCCGAAAGAGGAATAAGAAGATTGAGGAGTTTAATCCGGAAAAGATTACTAAGGCAATTTTTAAGGCGGCAAAGGCGGTTGGGGGAAGAAATTATAAATTGGCTGAGAGATTAACCAAGAAGGTGATTGAGTATCTCTATCAGAAAAAGGGATATTGTGTCCCAGAGGTAGAAGAGATTCAGGATGCGGTGGAGAAAATTTTGATTGAAGAGGGACACGCCAAAACCGCTAAGGCTTATATTCTCTACCGAGAGAAGAGGAGGATTTTGAGAAAGAAGAGGGCACTGGCCCGGGAGGCGACCGATGTTGCCCTATTTGTTCAGACCTCCGAAGAGGAGATAAAGTCCTGGGACCGGCAGAAGATTGTTGCCGCTTTAGTGCGGGAGACCGAATTGGGGGAGGAATTAGCGGAGAAGATTGCCCGGGAGGTGGAAGATACTATCCTTCTCGCTAATGTCAAGCCCCTAACAACTTCTTTGATTCGGGAATTGGTCAATGCCAAATTGATTGAGAGGGGTCTTTTGGAGGTGAGGAGAAGGCACGCCCGGCTCGGACTACCCCTTTATGATGTGGAGCGGATAATGACCGAAAGAAATAATGAGAATGCCAATACTCCCCATTCCCCAGAAGCGATAAATTTAACCTTAGCGGAAGCGATTAATAAGCAGTTTGCCTTAGAGGTTGTCTTCCCGCGCGATGTGGGAGAGGCACATAGTAAAGGGGAGATTCATCTCCACGATTTAGGATTTATCAACCGACCTTACTGCTCGGGACAGTCAATTGAGTTTGTGAAGAAGTTTGGCCTTTCCTTGCCCGGTGCCTTATCAATCGCCCGGCCGGCAAAACATCCCGAAACCCTTTTAGCCCATATGGTAAAATTCTCCTGCGCCCTCCAGGGACACTTTGCCGGGGCGATTGGTTGGGATGCGGTCAATATCTTCTTTGCTCCTTTCTTAGAAGGGATGTCCAAAAGAGAACTCCATCAGTTGGCTCAGATGTTAATCTTTGAATATTCCCAGCAGAATGTGGCGCGGGGAGGACAGGCAATCTTTTCCGATTTGAATTTATATTGGGAAGTACCCAAGCATTTTGCTAATACTCCGGCGATTGGACCTGGGGGAAAGTATACTGGAAAGAAGTATAAAGATTATGCCCATTTAGCGAAAAAGTTCCTCTGGGCAATTTTTGATATTTATATGGAAGGGGATGGGACGAAGAGACCTTTCTTCTTCCCCAAGCCCTTAGTTCATATCACCGACGACTTCTTCTCAGAAAAGGATAGTGAGAAGTTTTTACTCCATATCTCGGAATGTGCTTCTCTAATGGGCAATACCTATTTTGTCTTTGACCGGGGGAATACCGCGAAGATTTCCGAATGCTGTCGGCTCTCCTTCAAATTGGGACCAAAAGATTTGGCGGATGCCCAAACCCCCTGGAAGATGCGGTATTGTGCCTTACAGAATGTGACCTTGAATTTACCCCGGATTGCCTACCTAGCGCGCCATTCCGATGAGAAGTTATTCAGTGAACTATCCCGGCTTCTCTCCTTGGCGGTTAAGGCGCATTTTGCCAAAAAGAAATTTATTGAAAAACTCCTTGCCCTAAAAGAAAACGGGCCATTGGCATTATTGGCAATGGAAAGGGATGGCGAACCATACCTTCGGATGTATCGGGTGACTTACCTTATCGGGATGCTCGGTTTGAACGAGATGGTCCAATACCATTTGGGAAAGGAATTGGACGAAGACGAGAAGGCTTTTAAGTTCGGATTGAAGGTTATCGCCTTCTTAAATCAGGAGGCGAAGCGCTACGCAAGAGAGTATAATATGCATTTTGTCTTAGAGCAGACACCAGCGGAATCTACTGCCTATCGCCTTGCCCGGCTTGACTTAGAAGATTTTCCCAAAGAGGCGAAAAAGGTGGTGAAGGGAGATTTGCATTCCGGAAGTGTCTATTACACAAATTCCACCTATCTTAATATCAGTAAGCCCATCCCCCCCTTAGAGAGGGTTTATAAAGAAGGGAAGTTTCACGATATGATTGAGGCTGGGGCTTTGACCCATATCTGGCTCGGTGAGGCGAGACCTTCTAAGGAATCAATCGCCCAATTTGTGAAGAAGACATTCCTTGATACGAGAAATGCCCAGATTGCCTTCTCCCCAGAATTTACTACTTGTAATAATTGTTTTCGCACATCCCGGGGATTAAGGGAGAGATGTCCCTACTGTCTATCCTCTAATGTTGACCATGCCACCCGGGTGACCGGCTATTTCTCTCGGGTCTCTGCCTGGAATAAAGGGAAGAAGCAGGAGTTGAAGGATAGATTTCGGGTGGGAGATAGAGTTTTATAG
- the nrdR gene encoding transcriptional regulator NrdR: protein MKCPNCGMDEDKVIDSRVVLDGKAIRRRRECSSCGKRFTTFEYIEEVPIMVVKSDGRREPYERDKLISGILLACRKRPISREMVENLVNSIEKELADEYKLEIESKELGEMVLERLLKLDEVAYVRFASVYKKFENIEQFQEELQEIKKRKMGGKDGTEK from the coding sequence ATGAAGTGTCCGAATTGCGGAATGGATGAAGATAAGGTGATTGATTCTCGAGTAGTTTTAGATGGTAAGGCGATTAGGCGCCGGCGGGAATGTTCTTCCTGTGGCAAAAGGTTTACTACTTTTGAATATATTGAAGAGGTGCCGATTATGGTGGTAAAGAGTGACGGCCGGCGCGAACCTTATGAGAGGGATAAGTTAATCTCAGGAATCCTTCTTGCCTGTCGGAAAAGACCAATCTCCCGGGAGATGGTTGAGAACCTGGTTAACTCTATTGAGAAGGAGTTGGCGGATGAATATAAGTTAGAAATTGAATCAAAGGAGTTGGGTGAGATGGTCTTAGAGCGCCTCTTAAAATTAGATGAGGTCGCCTATGTCCGTTTCGCCTCGGTCTATAAAAAATTTGAGAATATTGAGCAATTCCAAGAGGAATTGCAAGAGATTAAAAAGAGAAAAATGGGAGGAAAAGATGGAACGGAGAAATAA
- a CDS encoding methyltransferase domain-containing protein has translation MKSLKAQELNRKAGDFKNKPDEVLEAIALKPGQVVLDLGAGGGYFSFRFAETVGEKGRVYALDINQEFLKFIEENTKEKGLNNITPVLVGDKLDLPEKSLDLIFMRNVTHHLPNRIEYFKNLKQFLRADGRVVIIEYKRGKFFSFRSLFRHYLPKKKIIKEMSEAGYLLEKDFDFLPEQHFTIWKINPI, from the coding sequence ATGAAAAGTCTTAAGGCGCAAGAGTTGAACCGAAAGGCAGGAGATTTCAAAAATAAGCCGGATGAGGTGTTAGAGGCAATTGCGTTAAAACCCGGACAAGTTGTGTTGGACCTTGGGGCGGGAGGCGGCTATTTTTCTTTTCGGTTTGCCGAGACAGTTGGGGAAAAGGGAAGGGTTTATGCCCTTGATATAAATCAAGAATTTTTAAAATTTATTGAAGAGAATACCAAAGAGAAAGGTTTGAATAATATAACTCCGGTCTTGGTTGGGGATAAATTGGATTTACCGGAAAAGAGTTTAGATTTAATATTTATGCGGAATGTTACCCACCACCTGCCCAACCGGATAGAATATTTTAAGAACTTAAAACAATTTCTCCGAGCGGATGGCCGGGTGGTGATCATTGAATATAAAAGAGGCAAGTTTTTCAGTTTTCGTAGTTTATTTAGGCATTACCTGCCAAAGAAGAAAATAATAAAAGAAATGAGCGAGGCGGGATATCTTTTGGAAAAGGATTTTGATTTCTTACCGGAGCAACACTTCACAATCTGGAAAATTAACCCAATCTGA